In Fusarium oxysporum f. sp. lycopersici 4287 chromosome 12, whole genome shotgun sequence, one DNA window encodes the following:
- a CDS encoding subtilisin, with product MVNFKNIALAVSVLLGCGLAAPAPAAPAAEAGAIIPGSYIITLKPEVDAVMAKAHLKWVKGVHKRSLTKRETEVGVEKTYDSKSGFQGYAGSFDTETIKEIKKSPDVLAVEPNRVWKLNRIKSKRSLEKRDEITQKKSTWGLGTISHRKKGYKEYIYDDYAGTDMYAYVIDGGVRVTHNEFGGRAKAAWTNWKGNNKDDDGHGTHVAGTIAGKTYGVAKKANILALKVFNGDESDTSIVLDAFNWAVNDIIKKDRTWRAVINMSLGGEKSTAFNKAVDTASKKGVVTVVASGNDAIDAAKESPGSASTAITVGAIDSNWAVADFSNWGKTVDILAPGVGITSAGHKSNTYTFTEDGTSMAAPHVAGLVLYAMSVEEVEGVADITAWLKELATPKKISGNLRGAPNLIANNGNGVQ from the exons atggtgAATTTCAAGAATATCGCCCTTGCAGTAAGCGTCCTTCTTGGATGCGGACTTGCTGCCCCTGCACCTGCTGCCCCAGCTGCTGAGGCCGGCGCTATCATCCCAGGCAGTTACATCATCACCTTGAAGCCTGAGGTCGATGCTGTCATGGCCAAGGCCCATTTAAAATGGGTCAAAGGCGTTCACAAGAGAAGTCTCACCAAGCGCGAGACCGAAGTTGGTGTCGAAAAGACTTATGACAGCAAGTCTGGCTTCCAGGGATATGCTGGATCATTCGACACAGAGAcgatcaaggagatcaagaagagccCAGAT GTCCTGGCTGTTGAGCCCAACCGTGTATGGAAGCTCAATCGCATCAAGAGCAAGCGAAGCctcgagaagagagatgagaTCACGCAGAAGAAGTCCACCTGGGGTCTCGGCACGATTTCTCATCGCAAGAAGGGTTACAAGGAGTACATCTATGATGACTACGCTGGCACTGACATGTATGCCTATGTCATTGACGGCGGTGTCCGAGTGACTCACAATGAGTTCGGTGGCCGTGCAAAGGCTGCCTGGACCAACTGGAAGGGCAACAACAAGGACGATGATGGCCACGGAACCCACGTTGCTGGTACCATTGCTGGTAAGACCTATGGCGTTGCAAAAAAGGCCAATATCCTCGCCCTCAAGGTCTTCAACGGCGATGAATCTGACACATCTATCGTCCTTGACGCTTTTAACTGGGCCGTCaacgatatcatcaagaaagaTCGCACATGGAGAGCCGTTATCAACATGTCTCTCGGCGGCGAAAAGTCCACCGCCTTCAACAAAGCTGTTGACACTGCATCCAAGAAGGGTGTCGTCACAGTTGTCGCATCCGGTAACGATGCTATAGATGCCGCTAAGGAGTCGCCTGGTTCTGCCTCGACCGCAATCACTGTTGGGGCAATTGACTCCAACTGGGCTGTCGCTGACTTCTCCAACTGGGGAAAGACTGTTGATATTCTGGCCCCTGGAGTAGGTATTACTTCTGCTGGTCACAAGTCCAACACATACACATTTACTGAAGATGGAACTTCAATGGCCGCTCCTCATGTTGCTGGATTGGTCTTGTATGCGATGAGTGTGGAGGAGGTCGAGGGAGTTGCTGATATTACGGCGTGGCTGAAGGAACTGGCGACTCCCAAGAAGATTTCTGGAAACCTTCGTGGAGCGCCTAATCTGATTGCAAATAACGGTAATGGGGTTCAGTAG
- a CDS encoding hypothetical protein (At least one base has a quality score < 10) → MSHIKQVVAIRRKPGLTRQEFFDYHFQVHGKLSQAPSPDITPSKYFQTHIQDAVYYHQEGQGVNANPWWAFSDDIVELYFQSEDHMKTIFGSQYVREHVAPDGINFSDFASALPVTVQERVVPLHESENAPSEDVDTLSVSPVAMYYLTVTGGETDDIITGFVNSLQKFAGSQVRTLVANTPVELSLNPDAYFGSNPNRPKFNLIFAIHLRGKESVADVRKAQKHFEAGHGAKINLPNSWIAFGQRGLVLNQDHNIQFDSSRQPKL, encoded by the exons ATGTCGCATATTAAGCAAGTAGTAGCCATAAGGAGAAAGCCCGGCCTCACCCGACAGGAGTTTTTCGATTATCACTTCCAAGTTCATGGCAAACTCAGCCAAGCACCCTCTCCAGATATTACTCCATC AAAGTATTTCCAGACCCATATCCAGGATGCAGTATACTATCATCAGGAAGGCCAAGGCGTAAACGCCAATCCTTGGTGGGCCTTTTCTGATGACATCGTTGAGCTTTACTTCCAATCTGAAGATCATATGAAGACGATTTTCGGCTCGCAATATGTCAGAGAACACGTCGCGCCGGATGGTATCAACTTCTCCGACTTTGCATCGGCATTACCCGTGACTGTTCAGGAAAGAGTTGTTCCGCTACACGAGTCTGAGAACGCGCCATCTGAAGACGTTGATACCTTATCGGTTTCACCTGTCGCGATGTACTACTTAACTGTAACCGGCGGCGAAACCGACGATATCATCACTGGATTCGTCAATAGTTTGCAGAAGTTCGCAGGGAGCCAGGTCCGCACTCTTGTTGCGAATACTCCAGTAGAGCTGAGCCTCAACCCGGATGCTTATTTTGGGAGCAACCCCAACCGTCCAAAATTCAATTTGATCTTCGCAATCCATCTGCGCGGTAAGGAAAGCGTCGCGGATGTGAGGAAAGCCCAGAAACATTTTGAGGCGGGGCATGGAGCCAAGATCAATCTCCCAAATTCATGGATAGCCTTCGGTCAACGCGGCCTCGTCCTCAATCAGGACCACAATATTCAG TTTGACTCATCTCGGCAGCCCAAACTATAG